The region CCAAATCCATTGCTATAGACGAACggtttgccaaaaaaaaaaaaactgtcactgtaccaaaaatagcatgaatATGAGCTGCAAGATCCTTGCATTTCCCCAACAAGGTTAataaagtatctatctatctaaaaaGCTTAGAGGGGTCTGACCAGCCAAATCGCTATGTTGGCaacacttacttttttttttttatatatatataaatgaggTCCTCTATTTTCGTAGCCATATTGTTTGTGTAAGCagtgctgttaaaaaaataataaagaaagaagaaaataatgtaaaacaaattgATCTTGCCCAGCCCTACTTACGGGAGtaaattgttatattattttgttttttaaaataatgattgAATGTCAAAATTCTCACACAAAATTGACTGAGACACCACATCACTGAAATGCCTTGTTACAGGCTATAGTTATAATGAAATGTGACACAATACCGTTAGAAATGTcagttgttattttaaaaagtgttatatttgagtgaaacttaAGCCGtattaaaaaaagtttgtattttctgtttttgaacaatatttattaaaaaaaaaaatgctatcgATGCAtccataccatccatccatttttgataGCGCTTGTCCTCCATAGGGTCGAGGGTGAGCTGTACTGGTTGCGAGGCAATCGTTGGTTATTCAGATAGCCTGATCCATGcggttgtttgtgttttgtatgCTTTTCAGTAACCATGTACTGACTGAGGACATCATTTTCCGAGAGGTGACTCCCAGCAACTGCCTCATTTCCAGACGTTTACTGACCAAAACGAGCCGGGCTCCACGCTGGATGGAGCGCTATCTTCCAAAGCACATGGCTAGCTGTGCGTACATCGTGGAGGACTCTGTTGTGGACCCTCAGAAAAGAACGATGACCACGCTTACGTGGAACATCAGCCACGCTCGTCTCATGGTATGACAACCACAGAATTGGCACATTGTCAAGTTAAAGCAATTGTATGTAAGTTATGTTGCCCCCTACGCTGGaattctgcattacaacaacAGCTGTCACCTCCCCACCCCTCCGCGGGTGAATATACACCAATGTAAAAATGAGCTGTTGAAACTCGCGGCATAAATAATACGGATGGAGTGAAATTGTCAGTTCAATATAGTCCATATGCGTGTTAGAACTACTGCGTAGTTACAGTACCTTTTGTTAATCTATGGACACGCATAGATTTGCGGGTTTAAAGCGAGCAAGACACGGAACAGCCACTGCACCACCCCCAAGCCATTCAAATACATGACGACgtatacatttgtgtttttcaacAGTACTTAAAGAGGACATATTTTGCTAAACCAaatttttctagtatttgggatgtaatattgtctctatggtagGCTCCTATTACATCTGCCGCCGCGGTCGCATTCTTCAGCCAAATGGGGGGGACGGACAAAAATGTAATCCactttggaataaggctgtaacaaaAGGTAGGAAAAAAAGCACTGTTAATGCTTTCGGGATTCACTATTTGACAAATGTTGTTGGTTGCTGCCACATGTAGTACACAGCCAGTACATGCCAGAAATTCCTGGAACTCCTGTAAAGTTGCTGTAGGCCTCCCTGACTGGTTTTCTTCATCAGCTTTGTTTCTACTGGACTTTTCATGTCAACTGTAAATGACCATGTTGCCTATGCTTCTCcctctttgtccccagtctgtGGAAGAGCGGTGCGAATACCGAATTAACCCTGAGAATGGCAGCTGGACAGAGATCAATAGGGAGGCTTGGATCTCTTCCAATATGTATGGACTCTCGAGGGCTGTTCAGGTTATTAGAGCACAACACACTAACTGAAACACAAGGGAATAAGTTGTATTGCAGGTATGCACCTTCTGAATAATTGGCACTACTCAATGTTTTCTTGCCTCTTTGCAGGAATTTGGTCTTTCAAGGTTTAAGAAGAGTGTTACCAAGACAATGAAGGGTTTTGAATATGTGCTGGCCAAAATGCAAGGTACAACACATTTAATGAGCTCCTCCAGCAACTTGACTGTGATTCATTTACGAAAGATGAAGTATTCTCACCATCCATAATTTGTTCAAAGTAAAGCAGTACTATTAGTGATCAAGTCAAATGTATTCTGTGGAGCTTTCTTGGTTGCCTGCCAGTGATATTGTCCTTTTATCTAGTAGTGGACGCAAAATGTTTGCACAAAGCTAGAGTTGTGTAACGGTGCTCAAAAGTGGGGCATTTCGACAAGACTACTTTAAATAGTCACTGCTGAATACAAGTTGACAACCTATCTACAGGGGCATctgaattgattaaaaataattgtagaaaagtttcagtagttcaattcaaaaactaAAACTCCCACAGATTCAAACATATCGGAAAGTACTTCTCATAAGCCCATTTCTTTCCTGATTTTTATTGTCTGTATTTTTAATGGCTAAGGCGCAGTCAAACCTGTCTCGCAGTGTGCGGGGTtcggcaactagttttcataaGTGGCTGACtgtcggccactggttttgctgcGAATAAAAATTTGAATCGGTGGTGAACGACGCCACAGATGTattagccaatcaaaaatgcaaatgagatttcacaaaacaaaatatggttCAGGGTACTATGCGTAGCCAATTTTCCACCTTTTAAGGGAtatcagagctgtaacagaGGCGCATGTGTAGAAGGGAATTCAGCGATGCAAAGATAAGGGTGTGAAATCTACCTTCTGGCACTCACTTCTCAAAGCAATTATTGCTGTCCAACAAGTTTTGTACTTCATGTCAAATGCGATTTTGCCGTGCGAAAGCCCACATAACAGTAGTTGTGGATCACTGCGttttgtgtaaaaggcaaaggtGGATAAATGGTAGgtctattatatataataaatatataattttacatGACTAGAGAGTCCAACTGCTTTTAATGAGTCCACTGAACATCCTGTGTATATTATTCTCATTACTGGTTTATAAACAACATATCTGAGTTTCCCACTGTGTATTAAAACTGACTGGAGCTGATTTTACATTCTCTCTTCCGAATTGTCTGTTGTGCAGGTGAAACGCCATCAAGGAGTTTGGCAGAAGCGGCGAGAGAGACGGCACTGGCAGCTAAGGAGAAAGCTAAAGACTTAGCCTCACAGGCTCAGAAGAAACAATACGTGTGATGATTCCTTTGCCTCAGATTTCGGGgacacttttttctttaaatcctCCCCAGTGCTTCAATTCATTGTGTGGAGACTAACTGTTCCGACTACATGCCTCTGTGATGAAGCAGCCTGCTTGATGCGGTGGGTGGACCATATAAAGGCCCAAGATGAGCCTCTTCCAGCCCACTTGTACCTGCGTCAGTCATCCTGGTCATGTTCCTCTTCACATCAGCTCACAGGTGCTGTAATTTGATAGAAAACTGTTCCTGTTGCCTTCATGCAACTTCCATGCCTATCATGTTTCTTTTTAGACTGTTTTGGTATGCTATGGTCAACATTTCAGAAATCAATGATTAATGCAGATTAATCAGGGTCAGATTTTTACctcaagtattattattatttttaaatgattgaatTAGCTGAACATAACTTGTTCCTCCTGCAAATAATGCTTTGTAATATAACAATTGAAGCATTGTTGAGATAAAATTGAGTACtcagataaatgaataaaagcaaaaatgcaGTCAATGGACTCTCCTTATAATAATCAATCATCTTTTTACTTGTGTTGACTAAATAAAGCCAAGTTCTTTAAATATAGAAcatatttattcataaaaaaaggTTACAATTATAAAAAATGCTACATAATATTACTGGGCGGAGAGTGAATGCATACAAGGTAAGGCATTTTGCATATACAAAAGGAGGGCAAAATGTGCCTTTGGTTATTAAATATAGAGCAATATAATACATGTATTACAGCAAAATCATGACAAAGTTATTAATAGTGATAAAGAAGAACCATGGCTGTGCAAGAATTGATGCTTTCCATCCACCGGGCATCAAAACCCTCACACGTCATAACAGACTTGAGTGTGCAAATACACTGAATGAATATCAGGCACAGTCATGATTGTGCAATAATGACCAAATCATTCCTGTTACCTGTTATTTCACTTTCAATATACTCAACTCTTAGGAAATAAGACAAGTGCAATGTGAGGATGTTTGTGTGCAgcaaaagaattttttttacgACATATATAAACCATAGCAGTGATTAATGTTTTAAGTGCAGGCCACGTATGCCCTTACGGAGA is a window of Phycodurus eques isolate BA_2022a chromosome 9, UOR_Pequ_1.1, whole genome shotgun sequence DNA encoding:
- the prelid1a gene encoding PRELI domain containing 1a: MVKYFCCASSLKSSWDQVCLAFWQRYPNPYSNHVLTEDIIFREVTPSNCLISRRLLTKTSRAPRWMERYLPKHMASCAYIVEDSVVDPQKRTMTTLTWNISHARLMSVEERCEYRINPENGSWTEINREAWISSNMYGLSRAVQEFGLSRFKKSVTKTMKGFEYVLAKMQGETPSRSLAEAARETALAAKEKAKDLASQAQKKQYV